In Silene latifolia isolate original U9 population chromosome 3, ASM4854445v1, whole genome shotgun sequence, a single window of DNA contains:
- the LOC141649894 gene encoding uncharacterized protein LOC141649894 — protein MMEPDYYGQWWSDPDVRTFIERDDKERFLWALSAYVDTVDMKLVQRCAGYKAKKCLLAMIHGEGSVPALELYARFTALFPDRSVATPLATVAFYFPEAYDIMELLLSLGPVDHANIKCAVVYPYIGPEKCPIDLLLMDLSHQPHLLTWTPGTSLFKLIILLCQWESKSSLDCARLLAPHTDGLNDIAWSYLTEGRLASFAALLLVAPEKVLLPFDSGLTIQQRIMDILKMLRFEGDLDHEGAIYQHMLIEAGTLLDILEKTGGALRLYCSSMHEYVPPHDVLIDVAFLLKEAGYALEPKDIDLRDCYRKCPEVKKASVLNLLGTWQTDPECPSNKYRSPPSLTWAQDSGAIIHRFPYAGNCQLFQKLKSGRMLNLKTSASERQLLSTAAGQVEKYGSGIPRKYLAYIASKLKKGIKF, from the exons ATGATGGAACCCGACTACTACGGGCAATGGTGGTCTGATCCAGACGTAAGAACGTTTATTGAACGTGATGATAAGGAACGATTTTTGTGGGCGCTTTCAGCTTATGTGGATACTGTAGACATGAAGTTGGTGCAACGGTGTGCGGGATATAAAGCCAAAAAGTGTTTGCTCGCAATGATCCATGGGGAGGGGAGCGTACCTGCCCTTGAACTTTATGCTAGATTCACAGCTCTCTTTCCTGATCGTAGTGTAGCAACACCTCTTGCAACTGTTGCTTTCTACTTCCCTGAAGCTTATGACATTATGGAGCTATTGCTCAGCCTTGGACCTGTGGACCATGCCAACATTAAGTGTGCTGTGGTTTACCCTTATATCGGTCCTGAAAAATGTCCGATAGACCTCTTACTCATGGATTTGAG TCATCAACCGCATCTCCTTACGTGGACTCCAGGCACCTCTCTCTTCAAACTTATTATTTTACTCTGCCAATGGGAATCG AAATCAAGTTTGGACTGTGCACGGTTGCTTGCTCCACACACTGATGGCCTAAACGATATTGCATGGTCGTATCTTACAGAAGGAAGGTTGGCATCATTTGCAGCTTTGCTTCTTGTGGCCCCAGAAAAGGTCCTGCTTCCTTTCGACTCgg GCTTGACAATTCAACAACGCATTATGGATATATTGAAAATGTTGAGGTTTGAGGGTGATCTTGACCATGAAGGAGCTATATATCAGCACATGCTTATAGAAGCCGGCACGTTGCTTGATATTTTGGAGAAGACTGGTGGTGCCTTGAGGTTATATTGCAGTTCAATGCACGAATAT GTTCCGCCTCACGACGTATTGATTGATGTTGCGTTTTTGCTTAAGGAGGCTGGTTATGCTCTGGAGCCCAAAGATATTGACCTGAGAGATTGTTACAG GAAATGCCCTGAGGTAAAAAAAGCAAGTGTGTTGAACTTGTTGG GTACTTGGCAAACAGATCCTGAATGCCCGAGCAACAAATACCGTTCACCTCCATCTCTTACTTGGGCCCAAGATTCTGGTGCAATTATTCACAGGTTTCCTTAT GCTGGAAATTGCCAGTTATTTCAGAAGCTTAAGTCAGGACGCATGCTAAACCTTAAGACTTCTGCTTCCGAGCGACAGTTACTCAGTACGGCAGCTGGTCAGGTCGAGAAATATGGTTCAGGCATTCCACGGAAGTATTTGGCTTACATTGCTTCCAAACTTAAGAAAGGGATTAAATTTTAA